In Anseongella ginsenosidimutans, one genomic interval encodes:
- a CDS encoding CusA/CzcA family heavy metal efflux RND transporter: MIGSIIAFSIKNKLFIILMTIALVIAGGWSMTRVPLDAIPDITNNQVQVITTAPSLSTEDIEQFVTYPVELAMANLPGVMEIRSISRFGLSVVTIVFEENMGTYLPRQLVSEQLNEVEEKIPEGFGKPFMGPISTGLGEIYQYTIDPLPGYDTVYSGRELRTIQDWIVKRQMAMLPGVVEVNSFGGSVKQYEVALDPDRLNSLNIDILDVYRALEAGNRNTGGAYIERNHQAVFIRGEGILRSLRDIENIPVKTGGNAPVLIRDLASVRLGSAVRYGAFTKDGKGEAVGGTIMMLKGANSNKVIANVKERMEQVRESLPEGLDIHAFLDRSDLIERTSFTIGKNLAEGALIVVLVLVLLLGNLRGGLIIASIIPLSLLFAFILMRIFGVWANLMSLGAIDFGIIIDGAVIIVEGVAFQLSGQTASGRSLSRQQMDKVVLTSSGSLMNTAFFGQLIILIVFMPILALEGVEGKMFRPMAYTFGFAVLGAILLCLTYIPCMSALFLHPRRERGKFSAWVRRSSERLMEFLRGIYIPLLRRALDHAKATIIISLVLLAATIAIFTRMGGEFMPQLDEGDIAFHAILKPGSSLTETVEATTRIEKLILENFPEAEHVLSRIGVSDVPTDPMPMDMADVFVILKPEKDWVSAGSKEELIEKIKETLALIPGVNYEFTQPIEMRFNELISGVREDIAVKLYGEDLEVLAAKAAEMGSLISGIDGVADMRVEATSGLPQLVVAYDRAKLAEYGMNVEALNKMVNAAFAGAAAGVIFEGEKRFDLVIRLDEQYRANIRDLQNLYVSLPDGSQVPISALATIEYQPAPIQISRDDTRRRTYVGINVRDRDIESLVEEIREKLQAELELPPGYYIEYGGAFENLERAGKRLSLVVPLALALIFLLLYFALHSLSQTLMIYMAIPLAAIGGVMALWLRGMPFSISAGVGFVVLFGVAVLNGLVLVSRFNSLKTEGVPLGERIRQGAGERLRPVLLTALAAITGFLPMAISTSAGAEVQRPLATVVIGGLLTSTLLTLLVLPLLYQWTEQRSLNRSKLKTMKSFLIAFCLTGILTGLSRPGNAAASNAPEIPNGTPEFTEDPLPQTDSLISLQEAREKARAYHPSMKLAELSVVKQNELKETAWQLGDTRVFTGMEEAGGSGPGVQTLVGIGQQNVDIFGSFSRSKWRSELIRLSKINRDLSGLEVTKNTSSAYYHAAFARSRLRVTRELDSIYRRFEEAALLRFETGESPRLEYLAARGKYQKVKLALRQATEDYEIALAALVRWTGIEKRFGVHYLEEMSIPAGQNILQDSGANKPGPPGKGANPGKGTNPGKGANSGKGANSGNAADSGNAADSLVLKSNPLLEPFRQDIRVQQARIRMARAELLPSFSGEYAWQQAGGQKGFYSWQVGIQIPLWFIPQKGNIKAAKTEKKIAENRLLLEASRLQWQLRKLEAELQKTRASIDFYLEEGLPLATEQVTAAAKSYRYGEIDYTAYIQLTDEAVRTRTAFLESLNNYFQAKNELQFISGQF, translated from the coding sequence ATGATCGGCAGTATTATTGCATTTTCAATAAAAAACAAACTGTTCATTATCCTGATGACCATTGCCCTGGTTATCGCGGGTGGCTGGTCCATGACCCGGGTGCCGCTTGACGCTATCCCGGATATCACCAATAACCAGGTGCAGGTGATCACGACCGCTCCCAGCCTGTCCACCGAAGATATCGAACAGTTTGTTACTTATCCCGTGGAACTGGCAATGGCCAATCTTCCCGGAGTGATGGAAATTCGTTCCATATCCCGTTTCGGGCTTTCGGTGGTCACCATTGTATTTGAAGAAAATATGGGCACCTACCTGCCCCGCCAGCTGGTATCCGAACAGTTGAATGAAGTAGAAGAAAAAATACCGGAAGGCTTTGGAAAGCCTTTTATGGGGCCTATCAGCACCGGCCTGGGAGAAATATATCAATATACCATTGACCCGCTTCCCGGTTACGATACGGTTTATTCCGGCAGGGAACTCCGCACGATCCAGGACTGGATCGTAAAGCGCCAGATGGCCATGCTTCCCGGGGTAGTGGAAGTAAACAGTTTCGGCGGTTCGGTAAAACAATACGAGGTCGCGCTGGACCCGGATCGCCTGAACAGCCTGAACATTGACATCCTGGACGTTTACCGTGCGCTGGAAGCCGGCAACCGGAATACCGGAGGAGCCTATATTGAACGAAACCACCAGGCGGTCTTTATCCGGGGCGAGGGCATTCTCCGTTCGCTCAGAGATATCGAAAACATTCCCGTCAAAACCGGCGGAAACGCGCCGGTACTTATCCGGGACCTGGCCAGCGTCCGGCTGGGCTCCGCAGTCCGCTATGGCGCTTTCACCAAAGACGGGAAAGGGGAAGCCGTGGGAGGCACCATCATGATGCTTAAAGGCGCCAACTCAAATAAAGTGATCGCCAATGTAAAGGAACGCATGGAACAAGTCAGGGAATCGCTGCCTGAAGGGCTGGATATTCATGCCTTCCTGGACAGAAGCGACCTGATAGAAAGAACCTCTTTTACAATTGGGAAAAACCTGGCGGAAGGCGCGCTGATCGTTGTCCTGGTACTTGTATTGCTGCTTGGCAACCTGCGCGGCGGGCTTATTATCGCATCCATCATTCCGCTATCCCTGCTTTTCGCTTTTATTTTAATGCGCATATTCGGCGTATGGGCTAACCTGATGAGCCTTGGAGCTATTGACTTCGGCATTATTATAGACGGCGCGGTAATTATCGTGGAAGGGGTCGCTTTTCAGCTGTCCGGGCAAACAGCTTCCGGGCGAAGCCTGAGCAGGCAGCAAATGGACAAAGTTGTACTAACATCCTCCGGCAGCCTGATGAACACGGCCTTTTTCGGTCAGCTGATCATCCTGATCGTCTTCATGCCTATCCTGGCGCTGGAAGGTGTGGAAGGAAAAATGTTCCGGCCCATGGCTTATACTTTCGGGTTTGCTGTATTGGGAGCTATCCTGCTTTGCCTTACTTATATACCCTGCATGTCGGCCTTGTTCCTCCATCCCAGGAGGGAAAGGGGGAAATTCTCCGCATGGGTCCGGCGCAGCAGCGAACGCCTGATGGAATTCCTGCGGGGAATATACATTCCTTTGCTGCGGCGCGCGCTGGATCATGCCAAGGCCACGATTATTATCTCCCTGGTCTTACTGGCCGCCACCATAGCTATCTTTACGCGGATGGGCGGAGAATTTATGCCGCAGCTGGACGAAGGGGACATCGCTTTTCACGCCATCCTGAAACCAGGCAGTTCCCTTACAGAGACCGTGGAAGCAACTACCAGGATCGAAAAGCTGATCCTTGAAAACTTCCCGGAAGCCGAACATGTCTTAAGCCGGATAGGGGTATCCGACGTACCTACCGACCCTATGCCCATGGATATGGCGGATGTGTTCGTCATTCTTAAACCGGAAAAGGACTGGGTTTCGGCAGGTTCCAAAGAAGAGCTGATCGAAAAAATAAAAGAAACGCTTGCGCTTATTCCCGGTGTGAACTATGAATTCACCCAGCCCATAGAAATGCGCTTTAACGAACTGATAAGCGGTGTCCGGGAGGACATTGCCGTGAAGCTTTACGGAGAAGATCTGGAGGTGCTGGCTGCCAAAGCCGCGGAAATGGGCTCGCTCATCTCCGGCATCGACGGCGTTGCCGATATGCGCGTGGAAGCCACCAGCGGCCTTCCCCAGCTGGTTGTCGCCTACGACCGGGCAAAGCTGGCAGAATACGGAATGAATGTTGAAGCCCTGAACAAAATGGTCAATGCCGCCTTCGCCGGCGCCGCCGCGGGTGTGATCTTTGAAGGGGAAAAGCGGTTTGACCTGGTTATCCGCCTGGACGAACAGTACCGGGCGAATATCCGGGACCTGCAAAATCTCTACGTCAGCCTCCCGGACGGAAGCCAGGTGCCTATCTCGGCCCTTGCCACTATTGAATACCAGCCTGCTCCCATACAGATCTCACGCGATGATACCCGGCGAAGGACCTATGTGGGTATTAATGTGCGCGACCGGGACATTGAAAGCCTTGTGGAAGAGATCCGGGAAAAACTGCAGGCGGAACTGGAACTTCCCCCAGGCTATTATATCGAGTACGGGGGAGCGTTCGAAAACCTTGAACGGGCGGGAAAGCGGCTTTCACTGGTTGTTCCGCTGGCCCTGGCGCTGATCTTCCTGCTGCTTTATTTCGCCCTGCATTCACTGAGTCAAACGCTGATGATCTATATGGCCATCCCGCTGGCAGCCATCGGAGGAGTTATGGCCCTGTGGCTGCGGGGAATGCCCTTCAGCATCTCAGCCGGCGTCGGATTCGTGGTACTTTTCGGGGTGGCCGTTCTCAACGGGCTGGTGCTGGTAAGCCGCTTTAATTCCCTCAAAACCGAGGGCGTCCCGCTCGGGGAACGCATCCGGCAGGGCGCAGGTGAACGCCTTCGCCCGGTACTGCTCACCGCCCTGGCTGCCATTACCGGCTTTCTTCCCATGGCCATTTCCACCTCGGCGGGCGCCGAAGTACAGCGGCCGCTTGCCACCGTGGTCATCGGAGGGCTATTAACCTCTACCCTTCTCACGCTGCTGGTTTTACCCCTGCTCTACCAGTGGACGGAACAGCGTTCCCTTAATCGTTCAAAACTAAAAACAATGAAATCTTTCCTGATCGCATTCTGCCTTACCGGGATACTGACCGGCCTGTCCCGGCCCGGCAATGCTGCGGCTTCCAACGCTCCTGAAATCCCCAACGGGACTCCTGAGTTTACAGAGGACCCGCTTCCGCAAACGGATTCCCTGATAAGCCTGCAGGAAGCCCGGGAAAAGGCCCGCGCCTATCATCCTTCGATGAAGCTCGCCGAACTGTCTGTAGTGAAGCAAAATGAATTAAAGGAAACCGCCTGGCAACTTGGAGACACTCGTGTATTTACCGGTATGGAAGAAGCAGGCGGTAGTGGGCCGGGAGTGCAGACGCTGGTAGGGATTGGGCAGCAAAACGTGGATATTTTCGGCAGCTTCAGCCGCAGCAAATGGAGAAGCGAACTTATCCGGCTCAGCAAGATCAACCGGGATCTTAGCGGGCTGGAAGTCACAAAAAATACCTCTTCGGCTTATTATCATGCCGCTTTTGCACGGAGCCGTTTAAGAGTAACCCGCGAACTGGACAGTATTTACCGCCGCTTTGAAGAAGCCGCCCTCCTTCGGTTTGAAACAGGCGAATCACCCCGGCTGGAATACCTGGCCGCAAGGGGAAAATATCAAAAGGTAAAGCTGGCGCTCCGGCAGGCAACCGAGGACTATGAAATTGCCCTTGCCGCCCTCGTGCGATGGACGGGCATTGAAAAACGGTTCGGCGTGCATTACCTGGAGGAAATGTCGATTCCGGCCGGACAAAACATTCTGCAGGATAGCGGGGCAAACAAGCCGGGCCCGCCGGGGAAGGGGGCGAACCCGGGAAAAGGGACAAACCCGGGAAAGGGGGCAAATTCGGGAAAGGGGGCGAATTCAGGAAACGCCGCTGATTCAGGAAACGCGGCTGACTCCCTGGTTCTAAAAAGCAACCCGCTCCTGGAACCATTCCGGCAGGACATTCGCGTGCAGCAGGCACGCATAAGAATGGCACGTGCGGAGCTGCTTCCCTCCTTCAGCGGAGAATATGCCTGGCAGCAGGCCGGTGGACAAAAAGGATTTTATTCCTGGCAGGTGGGCATACAAATCCCACTTTGGTTCATCCCTCAAAAAGGCAACATAAAGGCCGCAAAGACGGAAAAGAAGATTGCCGAAAACCGCCTCCTCCTGGAAGCGTCCAGATTGCAGTGGCAGCTAAGGAAACTGGAGGCAGAACTGCAAAAGACGCGGGCCTCCATTGATTTTTACCTGGAGGAAGGGCTCCCCCTGGCCACAGAGCAGGTAACTGCGGCAGCCAAAAGCTACCGTTACGGGGAAATAGACTATACGGCCTACATTCAATTAACGGACGAAGCCGTCCGGACACGCACAGCCTTTCTCGAAAGCCTCAACAATTACTTCCAGGCAAAGAACGAACTCCAGTTTATTTCCGGACAATTCTAA
- a CDS encoding DUF4185 domain-containing protein: MNLQKRTAAILTLALVLWQSLAGGQSHPLKDTVNFHFSVETAPEWDALFNRTSGWFGADGIFSIPLSGTDRGEKRDSVLFIFSDTMIGEIAGGKLQPGWSMVNNSVAYLPGSKPDEKRIRFFWKQDENGKPATFFVPSTPSAEKGDYYWLGDGFVNQEMDNATYIFAYRMRNLSDEAWSFSEMGNVLIKLPAGSRPPFKDQQQIETPLSFSGPEGKGSFGAGIFVNTESAGAPRPDGYVYVYGIRGKAKNLVVARVLPENFEDFSRWKYWDGKGWNADMQKSAMVAHRLSNELSVSALPDGRYALVFQQDGIGRVVGLRLGLRPEGPFGPVIKLWECTESQQKNIIVYNAKVHPALSKPGELLISYNVNAFDFMNEIKKQPNLYRPRFIRVKLK, encoded by the coding sequence ATGAACCTACAAAAGAGAACTGCAGCTATCCTGACACTTGCCCTGGTTCTGTGGCAGAGCCTTGCAGGTGGGCAATCCCACCCATTAAAAGACACGGTAAATTTTCATTTTTCGGTTGAAACCGCGCCGGAATGGGATGCGCTCTTTAACCGTACTTCGGGCTGGTTTGGGGCTGACGGAATTTTTTCCATTCCCCTCAGCGGCACAGACCGGGGGGAAAAAAGGGACAGCGTCCTGTTCATATTCAGCGATACCATGATCGGGGAGATTGCAGGCGGAAAGCTCCAGCCGGGTTGGAGCATGGTGAATAACTCCGTGGCTTACCTGCCGGGCAGCAAACCTGATGAAAAGCGGATCCGTTTTTTCTGGAAACAAGACGAAAACGGAAAGCCGGCTACCTTTTTCGTTCCATCTACGCCTTCAGCTGAAAAGGGAGATTATTATTGGCTGGGAGACGGCTTTGTAAATCAGGAAATGGATAACGCGACCTATATTTTTGCTTACCGAATGCGGAATCTCAGCGACGAAGCCTGGTCCTTCTCCGAAATGGGCAATGTGCTTATCAAACTTCCTGCCGGCAGCAGGCCCCCTTTTAAGGACCAGCAGCAGATAGAAACGCCGCTGTCTTTCTCCGGGCCGGAGGGGAAAGGTTCCTTTGGGGCGGGGATATTCGTGAACACGGAAAGCGCCGGCGCTCCCCGGCCGGACGGCTATGTGTATGTCTACGGGATTAGGGGAAAAGCAAAAAACCTGGTGGTTGCCAGGGTATTGCCGGAGAATTTCGAGGATTTCTCCCGTTGGAAGTATTGGGACGGGAAAGGATGGAATGCGGATATGCAAAAATCGGCAATGGTGGCGCATCGTCTTTCCAACGAGCTTAGCGTATCTGCGCTTCCTGACGGCCGTTATGCCCTGGTATTCCAGCAAGACGGAATAGGACGGGTAGTTGGCCTTCGCCTGGGGCTTCGGCCGGAAGGCCCTTTTGGCCCGGTGATTAAATTATGGGAATGTACTGAATCACAGCAAAAGAATATAATTGTGTACAATGCCAAAGTCCATCCTGCATTGTCGAAGCCGGGAGAATTATTGATAAGCTACAATGTAAACGCCTTTGATTTTATGAACGAGATAAAAAAGCAGCCGAACCTTTACCGGCCCAGGTTTATCAGGGTGAAATTAAAATAG
- a CDS encoding Tm-1-like ATP-binding domain-containing protein, translating into MSRSKPAEAEKSIVILGCFDTKGEDFAFLRSCVLEHGEQVIAINTGIRGTTAAFPVTIESEEVALAGGQSISALREKDDRGWAVEVMGKGAASVLAGLLAEGKVKGIVGMGGGGGTFISLCAMQEAPLGIPKLCLSTIAAKDLSRQMGSKDIVLMPSIVDVAGLNSISRQLIRQAAAAICAMARLPSTDVPGGQRRIAISMFGNTTACVDHCREMLEARGYEVFIFHATGVGGRTMESLIREGCFDGVLDITTTELADELCGGICSAGPSRLTAAAEMGIPQVVAPGCLDMVNFAQPDTVPAHYRNRELYSWAPDVTLMRTNEAENRQLGKELAIKLNKAAAEVLLPLKGISQIAAPGGVFYRPAVDQALFEAVKAHAGPGLPVREVDAHINDQAFSRHLVDALLGLMERRERIDEGNPESLN; encoded by the coding sequence ATGAGCAGGAGTAAACCAGCTGAAGCAGAAAAATCCATCGTAATCCTGGGTTGTTTCGATACCAAGGGAGAAGACTTCGCCTTTCTTCGCTCCTGTGTACTGGAGCATGGGGAGCAGGTAATTGCCATCAATACCGGTATCAGGGGGACTACCGCAGCATTCCCGGTGACAATTGAATCCGAAGAGGTGGCCCTTGCCGGAGGGCAGTCAATTTCCGCGCTGCGCGAAAAAGACGACCGGGGATGGGCGGTAGAGGTAATGGGAAAGGGGGCTGCGAGTGTACTTGCCGGCCTCCTGGCGGAAGGAAAGGTGAAGGGGATTGTCGGAATGGGCGGAGGAGGCGGCACATTTATTTCGCTCTGCGCCATGCAGGAAGCGCCATTGGGCATTCCCAAGCTATGCCTGAGTACGATAGCGGCGAAGGACCTGTCCAGGCAGATGGGGAGCAAGGATATTGTACTCATGCCATCCATAGTGGATGTGGCAGGCCTTAACAGCATTAGCAGGCAATTGATCAGGCAGGCCGCTGCAGCCATTTGCGCCATGGCCCGGCTGCCTTCAACGGACGTGCCGGGAGGTCAGAGAAGAATAGCGATCAGCATGTTTGGGAACACCACGGCCTGCGTGGATCATTGCCGGGAAATGCTGGAGGCGCGGGGCTATGAAGTATTTATCTTTCACGCTACCGGGGTGGGCGGGCGTACCATGGAATCCCTTATCCGGGAGGGCTGTTTTGACGGCGTCCTGGATATTACCACCACCGAGCTGGCCGATGAATTATGCGGAGGGATCTGCAGCGCCGGGCCTTCCCGCCTTACCGCTGCCGCCGAAATGGGGATTCCCCAGGTGGTGGCTCCCGGCTGCCTTGATATGGTAAATTTCGCGCAGCCGGATACCGTGCCTGCGCATTATCGCAACAGGGAGCTTTACAGCTGGGCGCCGGATGTGACCTTAATGCGCACTAATGAAGCGGAAAACAGGCAGTTGGGTAAAGAACTCGCCATAAAATTGAATAAAGCGGCGGCCGAGGTTTTGCTGCCGCTCAAGGGGATTTCCCAGATAGCCGCCCCGGGCGGTGTTTTTTACCGGCCGGCAGTCGACCAGGCTTTGTTCGAGGCAGTAAAGGCACATGCCGGTCCGGGCCTGCCGGTCAGGGAGGTGGACGCGCATATCAATGACCAGGCCTTTTCCCGCCACCTGGTGGATGCCTTACTGGGCCTGATGGAGCGCCGGGAAAGGATAGATGAAGGGAATCCGGAAAGTTTGAATTAA
- a CDS encoding phosphoenolpyruvate hydrolase family protein, with product MANPWTGKGNPYTRQEVRDRLQQTLNGGKAIIAAGAGTGISAKFIEKGGADLIIIYNSGRFRMAGHGSTAGLMAYGDANAEAMEIGEFEVLPVVEEIPVICGVHASDPRRRMWHHLLKVKDMGFSGVNNFPTHCIVDGHFRNVLEETGMGFEKEVEMIRLASKMDLFSIVYVATADEARRMAEAGADAIISHVGTTVGGSVGVVGATCTMDDAIERTNKIIEAGRNVNPAIFFLAHGGPVNTPEDVRLILDKTAAKGFVGASSLERMGVEESLTDLTRRFKSLTI from the coding sequence ATGGCAAATCCATGGACCGGCAAAGGAAATCCTTATACAAGACAGGAAGTCAGGGACCGGCTGCAGCAAACACTGAATGGCGGGAAGGCGATTATCGCAGCGGGAGCGGGAACAGGCATCAGCGCCAAATTTATTGAAAAGGGGGGCGCTGACCTTATCATCATTTATAATTCAGGACGCTTCCGGATGGCGGGGCATGGTTCAACCGCGGGCCTGATGGCCTATGGCGACGCCAATGCCGAAGCCATGGAAATAGGCGAGTTCGAAGTACTGCCGGTCGTGGAGGAAATCCCGGTGATCTGCGGTGTGCATGCCTCAGATCCCCGGCGAAGAATGTGGCATCATCTGCTGAAGGTAAAGGATATGGGCTTTTCGGGGGTGAACAATTTTCCCACGCATTGCATCGTGGACGGGCACTTCAGGAATGTACTGGAGGAAACCGGGATGGGTTTTGAGAAGGAAGTGGAAATGATCCGGCTGGCTTCGAAAATGGACTTGTTCTCTATCGTGTACGTGGCTACCGCCGACGAAGCCCGGAGGATGGCCGAAGCCGGAGCGGACGCTATTATTTCACATGTAGGCACTACCGTAGGCGGATCTGTGGGAGTTGTCGGCGCTACCTGTACGATGGATGATGCCATTGAACGCACGAACAAGATCATTGAAGCAGGCCGGAACGTAAACCCGGCGATCTTTTTCCTGGCGCACGGCGGCCCGGTCAACACCCCGGAAGATGTTCGTCTTATCCTGGACAAAACCGCCGCAAAAGGCTTTGTGGGCGCTTCTTCTCTTGAGCGGATGGGCGTGGAAGAATCGCTGACCGATCTTACGCGGAGATTTAAGTCACTCACTATTTAA
- a CDS encoding aldose epimerase family protein: MKRAVLIAAVAFTAAACTNTKQTKEATTTMEHIQLDTAAFSQEVDGKQVGLYFLKNKNGIEMAVTNYGAKVVALAVPDKNGSFEDIVLGFDNLEDYLNTSEKYFGSVIGRYGNRIAGGKFTLNGKEYTLVTNNGPNHLHGGNKGFESVVWDVKQPDSQHLEFHYLSKDGEEGYPGNLDVIMTYELSDDNEFKISYKAETDDTTILNLTHHSFFNLHGAGNGTVNDHVLMINAGQYTPVDSTLIPTGELAAVSGTPMDFQQPTEIGSRIDADFEQLKFGNGYDHNYVLSRGEGTDSLMLAASILEPQSGRYMEVYTTEPGIQFYGGNFLNGSVSGKGGKAYDFRAAFCLETQHFPNSPNQENFPSVVLNPGETYTHTCIYKFSTR; the protein is encoded by the coding sequence ATGAAAAGAGCAGTACTTATCGCAGCGGTTGCTTTTACGGCGGCCGCCTGCACCAATACAAAGCAAACGAAAGAAGCAACAACAACTATGGAGCATATTCAGCTGGATACAGCCGCGTTTTCGCAGGAAGTGGACGGGAAACAGGTGGGCCTGTATTTCCTGAAGAATAAGAACGGAATTGAAATGGCCGTCACCAATTACGGGGCAAAAGTGGTTGCCCTGGCCGTGCCGGATAAGAACGGATCTTTCGAGGATATTGTCCTTGGCTTTGATAACCTGGAGGATTACCTCAATACCTCTGAAAAATATTTCGGATCGGTCATCGGGCGTTACGGGAACCGCATAGCGGGCGGAAAATTCACCCTGAACGGAAAGGAATATACGCTGGTGACCAATAATGGCCCTAACCATCTGCACGGAGGCAATAAAGGCTTTGAGTCAGTAGTATGGGACGTTAAGCAACCTGACAGCCAGCACCTGGAATTCCATTATCTTTCCAAAGACGGGGAAGAAGGTTATCCCGGCAACCTGGACGTGATAATGACCTATGAGTTAAGCGATGACAATGAATTCAAGATCAGCTATAAAGCGGAAACGGATGACACAACCATCCTGAACCTCACTCATCATTCTTTCTTCAACCTGCACGGGGCCGGGAATGGAACCGTCAACGATCATGTACTGATGATCAATGCCGGGCAATATACCCCGGTTGACAGCACCCTGATCCCTACCGGCGAACTGGCTGCCGTAAGCGGTACGCCCATGGACTTTCAGCAGCCCACGGAAATCGGCTCCAGGATCGACGCGGATTTTGAGCAGTTGAAATTCGGGAACGGCTACGACCATAATTATGTATTGAGCCGGGGAGAGGGAACTGACAGCCTTATGCTTGCCGCAAGCATATTAGAACCGCAAAGCGGCCGTTACATGGAGGTTTACACGACAGAACCGGGTATACAATTTTACGGAGGTAATTTCCTTAACGGTTCGGTAAGTGGAAAAGGAGGAAAGGCATATGATTTCCGGGCAGCCTTTTGCCTGGAAACGCAGCATTTCCCCAATTCTCCCAACCAGGAAAACTTCCCAAGCGTTGTACTGAACCCCGGGGAAACCTATACGCATACCTGTATCTATAAATTTTCGACAAGGTAG
- a CDS encoding SLC13 family permease, whose amino-acid sequence MKKLLFLAGGLLLFLFATLLLPALGLDKDMANVLAVALLMVFWWITEAVPIYMTALLPMILFPLLSIMSIQETTVNYGNNIIFLFFGGFLLARSLEKWNLHRRIALSILNITGTGPRKIILGTLLATAVLSMWISNTATAMMMLPIALSVVNLFTQENLAGLSPDVNKRNFATVMMLAVAYGANIGGIATLIGTPPNTVMAGILENTFGYEVGFSNWMLMGVPFSILLLSGSYFLLVYVLVPVKRDALSFSKDVIRQELAGMGRISQAEKRVLAIFSVTALLWIFRQQLQLLPGLQGLSDTQIAIFGGFLMYLVPAGVTEKRPLLDWSDAQGIPWGILLLFGGGLALAAAMETSGILERTAAYFSQSDSQPYLLIVLMIGFASVFLSELMSNTALATIMVPLAGSIATGLGMHPLALAAPVTLAASAAFMLPMGTPPNAIVFASGHISIKQMVKAGFFLNLLAILLIGLFAKFIMPLCFDLS is encoded by the coding sequence ATGAAAAAACTACTCTTCCTTGCCGGCGGGCTGCTTCTCTTCCTGTTTGCCACCCTGCTGCTGCCTGCTCTTGGGCTGGACAAGGATATGGCTAACGTCCTGGCGGTAGCCTTGTTAATGGTCTTCTGGTGGATCACCGAGGCCGTGCCTATTTATATGACGGCCCTGCTTCCCATGATACTGTTTCCCCTTCTGAGCATTATGTCCATCCAGGAAACCACGGTCAATTACGGAAACAATATTATTTTCCTGTTCTTCGGCGGCTTCCTGCTTGCCAGATCGCTGGAAAAATGGAATTTGCACCGGCGAATCGCCCTTTCGATCCTGAATATCACTGGCACCGGCCCCAGGAAGATCATTTTAGGCACTTTGTTAGCGACAGCGGTCCTGAGTATGTGGATCAGCAACACCGCCACGGCGATGATGATGCTCCCCATTGCCCTTTCTGTAGTAAACTTGTTCACACAGGAAAACCTGGCCGGCCTTTCGCCTGATGTCAACAAACGGAATTTTGCCACCGTCATGATGCTGGCGGTTGCTTACGGGGCCAATATCGGCGGAATAGCCACCCTGATCGGCACGCCGCCGAATACGGTTATGGCAGGGATCCTTGAAAACACCTTCGGGTATGAAGTCGGGTTCAGTAACTGGATGCTGATGGGGGTACCTTTCAGCATCCTGCTCCTTTCCGGTTCTTATTTTCTCCTGGTATATGTACTGGTACCCGTAAAGCGGGATGCGCTTAGTTTTTCCAAAGACGTGATCCGGCAGGAACTGGCCGGGATGGGCAGGATCAGCCAGGCCGAAAAAAGAGTGCTTGCGATCTTCTCCGTTACCGCTCTTCTGTGGATCTTCCGCCAGCAGCTGCAGTTGCTTCCCGGGCTCCAGGGGTTGAGCGACACCCAGATTGCCATATTCGGCGGTTTCCTGATGTATCTTGTTCCGGCCGGGGTTACTGAAAAACGGCCTTTGCTTGACTGGAGCGACGCACAGGGCATTCCCTGGGGGATATTACTGCTTTTCGGCGGAGGACTGGCCCTGGCGGCAGCCATGGAAACAAGCGGCATACTGGAAAGGACAGCGGCGTACTTTTCACAAAGCGATTCGCAGCCTTATCTCCTGATTGTACTGATGATCGGGTTTGCCTCCGTATTCCTGTCAGAGCTGATGTCAAATACCGCGCTGGCCACGATCATGGTGCCCCTGGCGGGTAGTATTGCAACCGGCCTGGGCATGCATCCGCTGGCGCTTGCAGCACCGGTAACGCTGGCTGCCAGCGCCGCTTTTATGCTTCCCATGGGCACGCCGCCGAATGCCATCGTATTTGCCAGCGGTCATATTTCCATCAAACAAATGGTAAAAGCGGGCTTCTTCCTGAACCTGCTGGCCATTCTGCTTATCGGCCTGTTCGCTAAGTTCATTATGCCGCTTTGCTTTGACCTGTCTTAA